One Methanosphaera cuniculi DNA window includes the following coding sequences:
- a CDS encoding cation diffusion facilitator family transporter produces the protein MEETQGSIHENNTDDEYYTKVNRVLILVLVLNLFVAFAKIMTGCFYNILSMVSDGYDSFFDGISNITGIIAIRFAKKPHDKEHRYGHSKFETLASIFIALMLFYVSFEILHSVIDRFQGIGIPTVTPLSFIILTSTLVINILVAVYENRKGKELKSDILISDSKHTKSDVYATTIILIGMIFIKIGLPILDPLLSIVMAVIIIKTGLGIVYENVNILMDKEMIDDKQISDICLADDNILDIHNVRTHGTPANIYMDMHMVVKSDLTLEEAHILSHKYEDIIKTEIPEIKDVLIHFEPDDEIDDKIIYT, from the coding sequence TTGGAAGAAACACAGGGTAGTATACATGAAAATAATACTGATGATGAGTATTATACTAAGGTTAATCGTGTTTTAATTTTGGTTCTAGTACTTAATTTGTTTGTAGCTTTTGCTAAAATTATGACTGGATGTTTTTATAACATTTTAAGTATGGTTTCAGATGGTTATGATTCATTCTTTGATGGAATATCAAATATTACTGGAATTATAGCAATACGATTTGCAAAAAAACCACATGATAAAGAACACCGGTATGGTCATTCAAAATTTGAAACTCTTGCATCAATCTTTATTGCATTAATGCTATTTTATGTATCATTTGAAATACTTCACTCAGTAATAGATAGATTCCAAGGTATTGGTATTCCTACAGTTACACCACTAAGTTTTATAATACTTACATCCACACTAGTAATTAATATTCTAGTAGCAGTATATGAAAATAGAAAAGGAAAAGAACTTAAAAGTGATATTTTAATATCAGATAGTAAACATACAAAATCAGATGTTTATGCAACTACTATTATCCTTATAGGTATGATTTTCATAAAAATTGGTCTTCCAATACTAGATCCTCTACTTTCAATAGTAATGGCTGTAATTATTATTAAAACAGGACTTGGTATAGTATATGAAAATGTTAATATTCTAATGGATAAAGAAATGATTGATGATAAACAAATTTCTGATATCTGCCTAGCTGATGATAATATTTTAGATATACATAACGTTCGAACACATGGAACACCAGCAAATATCTATATGGACATGCACATGGTAGTTAAAAGTGATTTAACACTAGAGGAAGCTCATATACTATCACATAAATATGAAGATATAATAAAAACTGAAATTCCAGAAATTAAAGATGTACTAATTCACTTTGAACCTGATGATGAAATAGATGATAAAATAATATATACATAA
- the rqcH gene encoding ribosome rescue protein RqcH, whose product MKSMSNVDIYTIIRELNEEILDARIDKAYQPTYDTIRIKLRKPGEGRKDIVMQAGVRIHLTDYPQPNPTIPPNFPMLLRKHLSGGRISSIKQHDFDRIVEIKVEKRDSTYTLVVELFSKGNVILLDEEGKIISPLKHKHWHDRDITAHEMYKYPPEKGIVISDTNFDEIKSICMNSDRDIVRTLATNGLGGLYAEEIISYTDINKETLANTLSDDQIEDLNNAIKELFSKIENDPKPQIIKEKQDDDTFKNKDFVPIDLNKYKDFESESFDSFNKTADEFYSKKIVGDIQSEEEKAWAKRIGKYEKRLKMQQDTLDGFYKTIEDTQIKGDLIYAHYSDIDEIIQVMQNARNNYSWQEIAKIIKKSKKDKTNIDLQNIISVDKMGVLTLQFDDINVLVDCKLPIAESAAKYYNKGKKAKRKISGVNTAMENTKAEIKKLQDKKTVAITKLQESQKRREKRKLKWFEKYRWFVSRDGFLVLGGRDAISNEQLVKKHSTNYDIYFHCDIHGAPSTIIQNTSESEIPEDTIYDAACFAGSFSSAWNDGFSSYDVYWVHMDQVSKTPVSGEYLKKGSFVIRGKRNYVRNVPLLIAIGVVNYDDEDLIMAGPVEALKAMCNNYVIIKPGFTKKEAISRKILGIIDVDKKFDLDDIIRCLPSGKCDILDEREYEQKYLRKFNPHLKN is encoded by the coding sequence ATGAAGTCTATGTCTAATGTGGATATTTATACTATTATTCGGGAGTTAAATGAGGAGATTTTGGATGCTCGTATTGATAAAGCATACCAGCCTACTTATGATACTATTAGAATAAAGCTTAGAAAACCTGGTGAAGGTAGAAAAGATATTGTTATGCAGGCAGGTGTTCGTATTCATCTTACTGATTATCCTCAGCCTAATCCTACTATTCCTCCTAATTTTCCAATGCTTCTACGTAAGCATTTAAGTGGTGGTAGAATTTCATCAATCAAGCAACATGACTTTGATCGTATTGTTGAAATTAAGGTTGAAAAGCGTGATAGTACTTATACTCTTGTTGTTGAGTTATTTAGTAAGGGTAATGTTATCTTGCTTGATGAAGAAGGTAAGATTATTTCTCCTCTTAAACATAAACACTGGCATGACCGTGATATTACAGCACATGAAATGTATAAATATCCACCAGAGAAAGGTATTGTAATTAGTGATACTAATTTTGATGAAATTAAAAGTATTTGTATGAATTCAGATAGGGATATTGTACGTACTCTTGCAACTAATGGTCTTGGTGGTTTATATGCTGAGGAAATTATCAGCTACACAGATATTAACAAGGAAACCTTGGCAAATACGTTGTCTGATGATCAAATAGAAGATCTAAATAATGCAATAAAAGAGCTTTTTAGTAAGATTGAAAATGATCCAAAACCACAAATAATCAAAGAAAAACAAGATGATGATACATTTAAAAATAAGGACTTTGTACCAATTGATCTTAATAAGTATAAAGACTTTGAATCTGAATCCTTTGATAGTTTTAATAAGACAGCTGATGAATTTTATAGTAAAAAGATTGTGGGAGATATTCAATCAGAAGAAGAAAAAGCTTGGGCTAAACGTATTGGTAAGTATGAAAAAAGATTAAAAATGCAACAAGATACCCTTGATGGTTTCTATAAGACAATAGAAGATACTCAAATTAAGGGTGATTTAATTTATGCTCATTATAGTGATATAGATGAAATTATTCAAGTTATGCAAAATGCTCGTAATAACTATTCATGGCAGGAAATTGCTAAAATTATTAAAAAATCAAAGAAAGATAAAACAAATATTGATCTTCAAAACATTATATCAGTTGATAAGATGGGTGTTTTAACACTACAGTTTGATGATATTAATGTATTAGTTGACTGTAAGCTTCCAATAGCTGAAAGTGCTGCTAAGTATTATAATAAAGGAAAAAAGGCAAAACGTAAAATTAGTGGTGTTAACACAGCAATGGAAAATACAAAAGCTGAAATTAAGAAATTACAAGATAAAAAAACTGTTGCAATTACAAAACTTCAAGAATCACAAAAACGTCGTGAAAAAAGAAAGCTTAAATGGTTTGAAAAATACCGGTGGTTTGTAAGTCGTGATGGATTCTTAGTACTTGGAGGACGAGATGCTATTAGTAATGAACAGCTTGTAAAAAAACATTCAACAAATTATGATATTTACTTCCACTGTGATATTCATGGTGCACCATCTACTATAATTCAAAATACATCTGAATCTGAGATTCCTGAAGATACTATTTATGATGCCGCATGTTTTGCTGGAAGTTTTAGTAGTGCATGGAATGATGGTTTTTCATCATATGATGTTTACTGGGTTCACATGGATCAAGTTTCAAAAACACCAGTATCAGGTGAATATCTTAAGAAAGGTTCTTTTGTAATTCGTGGAAAACGTAATTATGTACGTAATGTTCCTCTTCTTATTGCAATAGGAGTAGTTAACTATGATGATGAGGATCTTATCATGGCAGGACCTGTAGAAGCACTAAAAGCTATGTGTAATAATTATGTTATTATCAAGCCAGGATTTACTAAAAAAGAAGCAATTTCACGTAAAATACTAGGTATTATTGATGTTGATAAGAAGTTTGACTTAGATGATATTATAAGATGTCTTCCTAGTGGTAAATGTGATATTTTAGATGAACGTGAATATGAACAGAAGTATCTTAGAAAATTTAATCCTCATCTTAAAAACTAG